One Bacillus amyloliquefaciens DSM 7 = ATCC 23350 DNA window includes the following coding sequences:
- a CDS encoding RrF2 family transcriptional regulator — protein sequence MQYSAGVEYALHCLVYLIDVPSKKSVGIRDLAEFQGLSESFLSKVFGKLSKAGIVNSVPGVKGGYRLAKSPEDISFWDVIEAVEGPKPIFQCKNIVSNGLLYRDKCNSCESSNSSCTINLVMLEAEEQMRKYLRNKTLAWLNKELDVVLPKKTRTDTREYFIKKSSD from the coding sequence ATGCAGTATAGTGCTGGGGTTGAATATGCTTTACATTGCCTGGTTTATTTAATAGATGTTCCCTCCAAGAAAAGTGTCGGGATTCGGGACCTTGCAGAGTTCCAAGGACTTTCAGAATCATTTCTTTCAAAAGTTTTCGGTAAATTATCTAAAGCTGGTATTGTAAATTCTGTCCCAGGTGTAAAGGGAGGATATAGGTTAGCAAAATCCCCGGAAGATATTTCATTTTGGGATGTAATAGAGGCTGTTGAAGGACCAAAACCCATTTTTCAATGTAAAAATATTGTAAGCAATGGCCTGCTTTATCGAGACAAATGCAACTCCTGTGAATCCAGCAATTCTTCTTGTACAATTAACTTGGTAATGCTTGAAGCAGAAGAACAGATGCGTAAGTATCTTCGTAATAAAACGCTCGCATGGTTAAACAAGGAACTGGACGTAGTATTGCCTAAAAAAACAAGGACAGATACTCGGGAATACTTCATAAAAAAAAGCTCTGACTAA
- a CDS encoding FMN-dependent NADH-azoreductase, with product MSKTLIINAHPKVDDASSYSLQVMNRFLETYKELIPKSEELEQINLYSDEVPMIDKTVLSAWEKAGKGDELTSDEQKVTERMTEVLKQFKSAKTYVIVLPLHNFNIPSKLKDYMDNIMIARETFKYTDTGSVGLLNDGRRMLVIQASESIYTNDDWYEEVEYSNKYLKSMFNFLGIEDYQIIRVQGTALLSLEDVLQKAKKEVEEAASRLAGKRKA from the coding sequence ATGAGCAAAACACTTATCATTAACGCACATCCGAAAGTAGATGATGCATCATCATACAGTTTGCAGGTAATGAACCGCTTTTTGGAAACTTACAAAGAATTAATTCCAAAGAGTGAAGAGCTTGAGCAGATTAACTTGTATAGTGATGAAGTGCCTATGATTGATAAAACAGTTTTAAGCGCATGGGAAAAGGCAGGAAAAGGCGATGAACTGACTAGCGATGAACAAAAAGTAACGGAGCGTATGACAGAAGTATTGAAACAATTTAAAAGTGCAAAAACGTATGTCATCGTTTTGCCATTGCATAATTTCAATATTCCATCAAAATTAAAAGACTACATGGACAATATCATGATCGCACGTGAAACATTTAAATATACTGACACTGGGTCAGTGGGTCTGCTTAATGATGGACGAAGAATGCTTGTCATACAAGCTAGCGAATCAATTTATACAAATGATGATTGGTATGAAGAAGTTGAATACTCTAATAAATATTTGAAATCAATGTTCAATTTCCTCGGTATTGAGGATTATCAAATTATACGAGTGCAAGGAACAGCTTTACTAAGTCTGGAGGATGTTTTACAAAAAGCAAAGAAAGAAGTTGAAGAAGCTGCTTCAAGATTAGCAGGGAAAAGGAAAGCCTGA
- the cspC gene encoding cold shock protein CspC translates to MEQGTVKWFNAEKGFGFIERENGDDVFVHFSAIQSDGFKSLDEGQKVTFDVEQGARGAQAANVQKA, encoded by the coding sequence ATGGAACAAGGTACAGTTAAATGGTTTAATGCAGAAAAAGGTTTTGGATTTATCGAACGTGAAAATGGAGACGATGTATTCGTACACTTTTCTGCAATCCAAAGTGACGGATTCAAATCTTTAGACGAAGGTCAAAAAGTAACGTTTGACGTTGAGCAAGGTGCTCGTGGAGCTCAAGCTGCTAACGTTCAAAAAGCTTAA
- a CDS encoding aspartate/glutamate racemase family protein: MIGILAGMGPKSTGPFVDKVVDECQKIYGAINDIDFPHMMIYSCPTPFYVNKPLNHTDMEKAIIEGAVKLEKTGVDFIAIPCNTAHIYFNQLKKSISVPLLNMVDETIKKIPKDSKKIALLATSPTVQSGIFQEALIRENYDFLHQDSWQTCVDQIIEKIKQGQINESITLFDELHRELAEKVDTAIIACTDLNVVTDKKSSDIPFVDSSACLAQAIVNKYVSLTE, from the coding sequence ATGATTGGAATACTGGCAGGAATGGGACCAAAATCTACCGGGCCATTTGTAGATAAAGTAGTAGACGAGTGCCAAAAAATATATGGAGCAATAAATGACATTGATTTTCCTCATATGATGATTTATTCTTGTCCGACTCCTTTTTACGTGAATAAACCTCTCAATCATACGGACATGGAAAAGGCAATTATTGAGGGTGCTGTAAAGCTTGAAAAAACGGGTGTTGATTTTATCGCCATCCCATGTAATACCGCTCATATCTATTTTAATCAATTAAAAAAATCGATTTCAGTCCCTTTATTAAACATGGTTGATGAAACCATAAAAAAAATACCAAAGGACTCAAAAAAAATAGCCCTTTTAGCCACCTCTCCAACGGTTCAATCTGGAATATTTCAAGAAGCCTTAATCAGAGAAAATTATGATTTTTTACATCAAGATAGTTGGCAAACCTGTGTCGATCAAATAATAGAAAAGATTAAACAAGGTCAAATCAATGAGTCTATTACATTATTTGATGAATTACACCGTGAATTAGCAGAAAAGGTTGATACGGCTATCATTGCATGTACAGATTTAAATGTTGTCACAGATAAAAAAAGCAGCGATATTCCCTTTGTGGATTCATCAGCTTGTCTCGCTCAAGCCATTGTCAATAAGTATGTATCATTAACAGAATAA
- a CDS encoding DUF2812 domain-containing protein: protein MKKFKMFFDIEKEEQWLNEQLQKGYRCTNISGSGIYTFEKTDKTYVMRLDYQDYLSKKKFKDYKGIYEDFGWSYINSPWLSGTRYWQKEDDDQNEIFSDRQSKSNYYKRLMGYSSCFGLLCLFYSYMIYKDSGLYLAEGLWSMEGAMFWKAFLFETPFALLRSLPALMAVIFGISYYKAYRKYSMLKEK from the coding sequence ATGAAGAAATTTAAGATGTTTTTTGATATTGAAAAAGAGGAGCAATGGCTGAACGAGCAATTACAAAAAGGCTATCGCTGTACAAATATTAGCGGATCAGGAATATACACCTTCGAAAAAACCGACAAGACATATGTGATGCGGCTGGATTATCAAGATTATTTATCAAAGAAAAAGTTCAAAGATTACAAAGGGATCTATGAAGACTTCGGCTGGAGTTATATAAACAGCCCATGGCTTAGCGGAACGCGATATTGGCAAAAAGAAGATGATGATCAAAATGAAATCTTCTCGGATCGCCAATCAAAGAGTAATTATTATAAAAGATTAATGGGTTATTCATCTTGTTTTGGTTTACTGTGCTTGTTTTATTCTTATATGATTTACAAGGATTCTGGTTTATATTTAGCTGAAGGTCTGTGGAGTATGGAAGGCGCAATGTTTTGGAAAGCATTTTTATTTGAAACTCCATTTGCCCTTTTGAGATCGCTTCCCGCCCTAATGGCTGTTATCTTTGGCATCAGTTACTATAAAGCTTATCGAAAGTATTCAATGTTAAAAGAAAAATAA
- a CDS encoding PadR family transcriptional regulator: MKHKLLPLSETMHYILLALREPLHGYAAMQKIEKMSNGTVMLAAGTLYGAIENLNKHGWIESVGESGRRKVYMITAEGSDILKMEQNRLLHILSLYEGSESNEEI, from the coding sequence ATGAAACATAAATTATTACCGCTGTCTGAAACCATGCATTATATTTTATTAGCTCTGCGTGAGCCGCTTCATGGTTATGCCGCCATGCAGAAGATAGAAAAGATGAGTAACGGAACTGTTATGTTAGCGGCCGGCACATTATACGGTGCGATTGAAAACTTGAATAAGCACGGCTGGATTGAATCTGTTGGAGAGTCAGGCCGGAGAAAAGTCTATATGATAACTGCAGAAGGAAGCGACATTTTGAAAATGGAACAAAATAGGTTATTGCATATTCTATCCCTGTACGAAGGAAGTGAATCGAATGAAGAAATTTAA
- a CDS encoding PLP-dependent aminotransferase family protein, producing the protein MPINSFENYPMSWKPTIDKTEKPIYKAIAGKLEQDILQGVLLPGTKLPPQRELADYLDLNVSTISKAFKVCELKGLLSASVGSGTFVAYDALSNAYLLEDTKPKHLIEMGATLPDQVSYEPLLLQLKSMLQEEDYEKWFGYGRTGESLWQKDAAVKLIRRGGFETSVDHILFANGGQNAIAATLASLCKPGDRIGVDHHTYPGLKTAASMLIVQIVPIKSENNEMSPSSFEYACKNENIKGIYLIPDYHNPTASFMSVENRNTIAGIAKKYNQFIIEDASYHLLGKNPLPAIASFAPEQTIHIAGLSKSLAPGLRLAYVAVPSQYKEPISKALYNLNITVSPLLAELTARTIVSNQFEVLIESHREQTIRRNKIVNQYLHGYTCAGAETGIFRWLMLPGNMTGAEFENLAAQHGVQVYAAERFVVGNSCPERAVRVSVCAPKTLGELEQGLMILKRLLDEHM; encoded by the coding sequence ATGCCGATCAATTCTTTTGAAAACTATCCGATGAGCTGGAAGCCGACGATTGATAAAACGGAAAAGCCCATTTATAAAGCGATTGCGGGGAAATTGGAACAGGATATATTACAAGGAGTTTTATTACCCGGAACCAAGCTGCCTCCTCAGAGAGAATTAGCTGATTATTTGGATTTAAATGTAAGCACTATTTCAAAGGCTTTTAAAGTTTGCGAGTTAAAAGGTCTGTTGAGTGCATCTGTCGGGAGCGGTACTTTTGTTGCTTACGATGCATTATCGAATGCGTATCTGCTCGAAGATACAAAGCCGAAGCATTTAATTGAAATGGGAGCGACACTTCCGGATCAGGTATCTTATGAGCCGCTGCTGCTCCAGCTGAAAAGTATGCTGCAAGAGGAAGATTACGAAAAGTGGTTCGGCTATGGCCGGACAGGTGAAAGTCTTTGGCAGAAAGATGCGGCTGTCAAGCTGATTCGAAGAGGCGGATTTGAAACGTCCGTTGATCACATTTTATTTGCAAACGGCGGGCAAAATGCGATTGCCGCCACATTGGCAAGTCTCTGTAAACCGGGAGATCGCATCGGAGTTGATCATCATACATATCCCGGCTTGAAAACGGCCGCGTCAATGCTGATTGTGCAGATTGTGCCGATAAAATCAGAGAACAATGAAATGAGCCCTTCCTCATTTGAATATGCGTGTAAAAATGAAAATATTAAAGGCATCTACCTAATCCCGGATTATCATAATCCGACAGCGTCTTTTATGTCTGTTGAGAATCGAAACACGATTGCGGGCATTGCAAAAAAATATAATCAGTTCATTATTGAAGATGCATCGTACCATCTTCTGGGGAAAAATCCGCTTCCGGCTATCGCATCATTTGCACCGGAGCAGACCATTCACATTGCCGGTCTGTCAAAATCATTAGCACCAGGGTTGAGGCTGGCGTATGTCGCAGTCCCGAGCCAATATAAGGAGCCGATTTCAAAGGCGCTTTACAATTTAAATATAACTGTTTCTCCGCTATTAGCAGAACTTACTGCACGCACGATCGTATCGAATCAATTCGAAGTCTTAATTGAAAGTCATCGTGAACAGACCATTCGCAGAAACAAAATCGTAAATCAATATTTACATGGCTATACGTGTGCAGGTGCTGAAACGGGAATCTTTCGCTGGTTAATGTTACCCGGAAACATGACAGGTGCGGAATTTGAAAATTTAGCCGCACAACATGGAGTGCAAGTGTATGCGGCTGAACGCTTTGTCGTTGGGAATAGTTGTCCGGAAAGGGCTGTCAGAGTGTCTGTCTGTGCACCGAAAACGCTTGGGGAGCTTGAGCAGGGCTTAATGATTCTTAAACGCTTGCTGGATGAGCATATGTAA
- a CDS encoding MFS transporter, with protein sequence MLQKDSINVSDGQSASLRQFIDSPEKQKALYKRTLAVVSLSQIFGGAGLAAGVTVGALIAQEMLGTDAFAGVPSALFTLGSAGAALFVGRLSQRYGRRTGLSAGFMIGGLGAIGVILAAMINSVFLLFASLIIYGAGTATNLQARYAGTDLANHKQRATAVSMTMVFTTFGAVAGPNLVNVMGQFALSIGVPSLAGPFILAAAAYILAGATLFIMLRPDPLVIARTIEISGQKPDDRGQVTADEHTKKKRGIIAGAAVMILTQIVMTAIMTMTPVHMRHHGHGLGAVGLVIGFHIGAMYLPSLVTGVLADKLGRTVMAVSSGMTLLLAGLVSAFAPGDSMILMVIALSLLGLGWNFGLISGTALIVDSTEASARAKTQGAVDVLIALSGAAGGALSGMVVAGASYLTLSLGGGILSLLLIPVVIWSLGNKE encoded by the coding sequence ATGCTTCAAAAAGACAGTATAAACGTGTCAGATGGTCAATCTGCATCATTGCGGCAATTCATAGATTCTCCTGAAAAACAAAAAGCGTTATATAAGCGTACTTTAGCTGTCGTCAGTCTTTCACAAATTTTCGGTGGTGCAGGGCTGGCGGCAGGAGTTACTGTCGGTGCGCTTATTGCACAGGAAATGCTTGGTACAGATGCGTTTGCCGGTGTACCTTCTGCTTTATTTACTTTAGGATCAGCAGGGGCCGCATTATTTGTGGGGAGGCTTTCTCAGCGTTATGGCCGTCGAACAGGTCTTTCAGCCGGATTTATGATTGGCGGACTGGGGGCGATAGGAGTCATCCTTGCGGCAATGATAAATAGTGTTTTTTTGCTGTTTGCTTCTTTGATTATTTATGGTGCGGGAACAGCGACAAATCTGCAAGCCCGTTATGCAGGTACGGATTTGGCAAATCACAAACAGCGGGCGACTGCTGTCAGTATGACTATGGTTTTTACCACATTTGGTGCAGTTGCAGGCCCGAATTTAGTGAATGTAATGGGGCAATTCGCGCTCTCTATCGGTGTTCCGTCACTTGCGGGTCCATTCATTTTAGCGGCAGCAGCATATATTTTAGCAGGTGCCACTCTTTTCATCATGCTCCGTCCGGATCCGTTAGTCATAGCAAGAACAATAGAAATTTCCGGCCAAAAACCTGATGATAGAGGCCAAGTGACCGCGGACGAACACACAAAGAAAAAAAGAGGGATCATTGCGGGCGCAGCGGTTATGATTCTTACTCAAATTGTAATGACTGCTATTATGACAATGACGCCGGTTCATATGAGACATCACGGTCATGGCTTAGGAGCAGTAGGTCTTGTCATTGGCTTTCATATAGGCGCCATGTATCTCCCTTCACTGGTGACAGGTGTGCTTGCGGATAAATTAGGCCGTACTGTAATGGCTGTATCTTCTGGAATGACGTTGCTTTTGGCAGGACTCGTATCGGCATTTGCCCCGGGAGATTCTATGATTCTTATGGTCATTGCTCTATCTTTGCTCGGGTTAGGATGGAATTTTGGTTTAATAAGCGGAACTGCACTTATTGTTGATTCAACTGAAGCTTCCGCACGGGCTAAAACTCAAGGTGCAGTGGATGTTTTGATTGCGTTGTCCGGAGCTGCCGGCGGAGCATTGTCCGGAATGGTCGTAGCAGGCGCAAGTTATCTAACATTATCACTTGGCGGAGGAATATTATCGTTGTTATTAATTCCGGTGGTGATATGGTCACTTGGAAATAAAGAATAA
- a CDS encoding FAD-binding oxidoreductase: MGSAQLTGRVIFKGDPGYTQAVKNWNPYVDVYPLVFVFAQNSYDVSNAIKWARENNVPLRVRSGRHALDKNLSVVSDGIVIDVSDMNKVLLDEKNAIATVQTGIHVGPLVKGLARDGFMAPFGDSPTVGIGGITMGGGFGVLSRSIGLISDNLLALKMVDAKGRIIRANQSHNEDLLWASRGGGGGNFGYNTQYTFKVHRAPKTATVFNIVWPWEQLETVFKAWQRWAPFADERLGCYLEIFSKVNGLCHAEGIFLGSKPELIKALRPLLNTGTPTQTVIKTLYYPDCIDFLDPDEPIPGRSDQSVKFSSAWALNLWPQEPISIMRQFLERATGTETNFFFINWGGAISRVPSSETAFFWRRPLFYTEWNASWEHKSQEASNLASVERVRQLMKPYVTGSYVNVPDQNIENFGKAYYGSNFAKLQKIKAKYDPENVFRFPQSIPPSYH, encoded by the coding sequence ATGGGATCAGCACAGTTAACAGGACGTGTAATCTTCAAAGGGGACCCCGGCTATACACAGGCGGTTAAGAATTGGAACCCTTATGTTGATGTCTATCCGCTTGTCTTTGTTTTTGCACAAAATTCATACGATGTCAGTAATGCTATTAAATGGGCTCGTGAGAATAATGTGCCTTTGCGTGTCAGAAGCGGACGCCATGCTCTGGATAAGAACCTTTCAGTAGTAAGTGACGGAATTGTTATTGATGTGAGTGACATGAATAAAGTTTTATTGGATGAAAAAAACGCGATTGCAACCGTTCAAACCGGCATTCACGTTGGTCCGCTTGTAAAAGGATTAGCTCGGGATGGTTTTATGGCTCCGTTTGGAGACAGTCCGACCGTCGGAATCGGAGGAATTACGATGGGCGGCGGATTTGGCGTGCTCTCACGATCGATTGGCCTTATCAGTGATAACCTTCTCGCACTGAAAATGGTAGATGCAAAAGGCAGGATTATTCGAGCAAATCAATCTCACAATGAGGACTTACTATGGGCTTCCAGAGGAGGCGGGGGAGGTAATTTCGGATATAACACCCAATATACTTTCAAAGTTCATCGTGCTCCTAAAACTGCAACCGTCTTTAATATTGTCTGGCCATGGGAACAATTAGAAACGGTATTTAAAGCTTGGCAAAGATGGGCGCCGTTTGCAGATGAACGATTAGGATGCTACCTTGAGATTTTCAGCAAAGTAAATGGCTTGTGCCATGCAGAAGGAATTTTCCTCGGTTCAAAACCTGAGCTGATTAAAGCATTAAGACCGTTATTAAATACCGGAACTCCGACACAAACCGTAATCAAAACATTATACTATCCAGATTGTATAGATTTCTTAGACCCTGATGAACCAATCCCCGGCAGATCCGATCAGAGTGTTAAATTTTCCTCGGCTTGGGCGCTTAATCTTTGGCCGCAAGAACCTATTTCAATCATGAGACAATTTTTAGAAAGAGCCACTGGGACAGAAACTAATTTCTTTTTCATAAATTGGGGCGGTGCGATAAGCAGAGTTCCTAGCAGCGAAACAGCCTTCTTTTGGCGCCGGCCATTGTTTTATACGGAATGGAATGCCAGTTGGGAACATAAATCACAAGAAGCCTCGAATCTTGCGTCAGTTGAAAGAGTGCGTCAGCTGATGAAGCCATATGTAACAGGTTCATATGTGAATGTTCCGGACCAAAATATTGAAAATTTCGGAAAGGCATATTATGGCTCAAACTTTGCAAAGCTTCAAAAAATAAAGGCGAAATACGATCCCGAAAATGTATTTCGTTTTCCGCAAAGCATCCCGCCGTCTTATCACTAG
- a CDS encoding VOC family protein: MKPRITVITLGVDHLEKALHFYRDGMGLPTEGIVGKEFEHGAVAFFDLQPGLKLAIWDRKSIAHEANVALTAPSPVECTLGHNVNSKAEVDKVMEQAKQAGATITDPAHDTFWGGYSGHFQDPDGHLWEIVWNPHWDTLEN; this comes from the coding sequence ATGAAACCACGGATTACAGTAATCACGTTAGGCGTAGATCATTTAGAAAAAGCGCTGCACTTCTATCGAGATGGTATGGGTCTGCCTACAGAAGGAATAGTCGGTAAAGAGTTTGAGCATGGTGCAGTTGCCTTTTTTGACTTGCAGCCAGGACTGAAACTTGCCATTTGGGATCGCAAATCCATCGCACATGAGGCAAACGTTGCTTTAACTGCACCAAGCCCTGTCGAATGTACACTAGGGCATAATGTTAATAGTAAAGCTGAAGTCGATAAAGTAATGGAACAGGCAAAACAGGCAGGAGCAACTATAACTGATCCCGCTCATGATACTTTTTGGGGCGGATACTCCGGTCACTTCCAAGACCCAGATGGACACCTATGGGAAATCGTTTGGAATCCGCACTGGGATACATTAGAAAACTGA
- a CDS encoding cation diffusion facilitator family transporter: MGHNHTDGSNKKVLLISFIMITGYMIIEAIGGFLTNSLALLSDAGHMLSDSISLMIALIAFKLAEKKASHNKTFGYKRFEILAAVINGAALILISLYIIYEAIKRFSHPPEVATTGMLIISIIGLAVNILVAWIMLNGGDTKNNLNIKGAYLHVVSDMLGSVGAILAAILIIFFGWGWADPLASVIVAVLVLRSGYNVTKDAIHVLMEGTPENIDVTDIIHTIEETEGIQNIHDLHIWSITSGLNALSCHAVVDDQLTISESERILRKIEHVLEHKGITHVTVQMETAAHNHDNTILCQAKSEQTDGHHHH; encoded by the coding sequence ATGGGTCACAATCATACTGATGGGTCCAACAAAAAGGTTTTATTGATCTCTTTTATCATGATTACAGGTTATATGATTATAGAAGCGATAGGCGGATTTTTAACGAATAGTCTGGCGCTTTTGTCAGATGCGGGTCATATGCTGAGTGATTCAATCTCATTAATGATTGCTCTGATTGCTTTTAAATTGGCTGAAAAAAAGGCGAGTCACAATAAGACATTCGGCTATAAACGATTTGAGATTCTTGCAGCTGTGATAAACGGTGCTGCATTAATTCTTATTTCCCTTTATATCATTTATGAAGCAATCAAACGTTTCTCTCATCCGCCGGAGGTAGCAACAACGGGCATGCTTATCATTAGTATCATCGGGTTAGCTGTGAATATATTGGTTGCATGGATTATGCTGAATGGCGGAGATACAAAGAATAACCTGAACATAAAAGGAGCTTATTTACACGTAGTAAGTGATATGCTCGGATCTGTAGGTGCCATTCTTGCTGCGATACTTATCATCTTCTTTGGGTGGGGCTGGGCAGATCCATTGGCCAGTGTCATTGTGGCTGTTCTTGTCCTAAGGAGCGGTTATAACGTGACTAAAGATGCCATTCACGTATTAATGGAAGGAACTCCAGAAAATATTGATGTTACTGACATCATTCATACAATTGAAGAGACAGAGGGCATTCAAAACATTCATGATTTACACATATGGTCTATCACAAGCGGATTGAATGCTCTTTCTTGCCACGCTGTTGTTGATGATCAGCTGACTATTTCAGAAAGTGAACGTATTTTACGCAAAATTGAACATGTGCTTGAGCACAAAGGCATTACGCATGTAACGGTTCAAATGGAAACAGCCGCGCATAATCACGACAATACAATCCTTTGTCAGGCCAAAAGTGAGCAGACGGACGGCCACCATCATCATTAA
- a CDS encoding DedA family protein: protein MSHLITLFEQHSYLILFSGIILELLAIPISAEMIMSYAGYFVYQGKMDYALALLTAFISAGTGITITYWVGRTGGYRLIERYGKYVHLGPERYNKTAAWFERSGSKLLVFAYFIPGVRHFAGYVSGSSRMSFQTFIIPAYIGAILWGSCFITLGKLLGPKWETLHQAASKYLIIFLLVLAVLLAGYLLFRFYKIQIKNFFIQWLTRLTNRFRTIRATEIFLTCLTSVLIGFVILMFGLAQDYLANDVAQFNQIAEYVVYTAFYMDWMKELFIFQQPAGIAGLIVLTLLVIWLKNQNRLLEYLLLSVSILGGAPFREFIMEAFSILRTIGFKGKFHSADFPDLNAAMMIIIYGTCIFLLVRHSNTHYVTIAAPLFGLLLLIGLAIVNIKWTSVLPSDIVGGYVYGGVWMFFNFLLFELFRLVLERIK from the coding sequence ATGTCACATTTAATAACTTTATTTGAACAACATAGTTATCTGATTTTATTTTCCGGTATTATTTTAGAGCTCTTAGCTATTCCAATTTCAGCCGAGATGATCATGAGCTATGCAGGGTATTTTGTTTATCAAGGAAAAATGGATTATGCTTTAGCACTTCTAACTGCCTTTATTTCCGCGGGCACGGGGATAACAATCACATATTGGGTTGGCAGAACCGGAGGATATAGATTAATCGAGCGGTATGGAAAGTATGTTCATTTAGGGCCCGAAAGGTATAACAAAACAGCGGCTTGGTTTGAGCGGTCAGGAAGTAAATTACTTGTGTTCGCTTATTTCATTCCCGGGGTCAGGCATTTTGCCGGTTATGTATCAGGAAGTTCCAGAATGTCATTCCAGACATTTATTATCCCTGCTTACATTGGGGCCATTTTGTGGGGAAGCTGTTTTATTACTTTAGGGAAATTATTGGGGCCTAAATGGGAAACCTTACATCAGGCAGCAAGCAAATATTTAATCATTTTTCTTCTTGTTCTGGCTGTTTTGTTAGCGGGATATCTTCTTTTTAGATTTTATAAAATCCAGATTAAAAACTTTTTTATCCAATGGCTGACGAGATTAACAAATCGATTCAGAACGATAAGAGCCACTGAAATATTCCTTACTTGCCTCACGTCAGTTTTAATTGGATTTGTGATCCTGATGTTTGGCTTAGCTCAGGATTATCTTGCAAATGACGTTGCCCAGTTTAATCAAATTGCGGAATATGTCGTTTATACTGCCTTTTATATGGACTGGATGAAAGAATTATTCATTTTTCAACAACCCGCTGGCATCGCCGGCCTCATCGTTTTAACCCTATTAGTCATTTGGTTGAAGAATCAGAATAGGCTGCTGGAGTATCTATTATTATCGGTTTCCATACTCGGAGGAGCCCCTTTTCGTGAATTTATTATGGAGGCCTTCTCTATCCTTCGAACGATTGGTTTTAAGGGGAAATTTCATTCTGCCGATTTTCCGGATCTGAATGCAGCTATGATGATTATCATTTATGGAACTTGCATATTTTTGCTTGTTCGTCATTCAAACACACATTATGTGACCATTGCGGCTCCTTTATTTGGATTATTGTTATTAATAGGTCTCGCGATTGTAAATATTAAATGGACAAGCGTTCTTCCAAGCGACATAGTGGGCGGATATGTATACGGCGGGGTTTGGATGTTTTTTAACTTCCTGTTATTTGAGCTGTTTCGACTTGTGCTTGAAAGGATTAAATGA
- a CDS encoding cupin domain-containing protein, whose translation MYYIPFSHQCYYCVNVPMYSDGRSVYWTVPNNYDPSYEDRNLLLKDYGPKPFVVNINKAAKQNHTFRTALWTGKHFQITLMSIGIGEDIGLEIHPHVDQFLRIEQGRGIVKMGRSKENLTFQRNVYDDFAIVVPAGTWHNVINTGNTPLKLYSIYAPPNHPFGTVHATKADAEAAEG comes from the coding sequence ATGTATTATATACCTTTTTCACATCAATGTTATTATTGTGTGAATGTACCGATGTATAGCGATGGAAGATCTGTTTATTGGACTGTTCCAAATAACTATGATCCTTCATACGAAGATAGAAACCTTCTCTTGAAAGATTATGGACCAAAACCATTTGTCGTGAATATCAATAAAGCCGCAAAACAAAATCATACGTTCCGTACTGCCTTATGGACCGGAAAACATTTTCAAATTACTTTGATGAGTATCGGCATTGGAGAAGATATCGGTTTGGAAATCCACCCCCACGTAGATCAATTCTTACGGATTGAGCAAGGCCGGGGAATCGTTAAAATGGGCAGGAGTAAGGAAAATTTAACTTTCCAAAGAAATGTCTATGATGACTTTGCCATTGTTGTACCTGCAGGCACTTGGCACAATGTTATTAATACGGGTAATACGCCGTTAAAACTATATTCAATTTATGCGCCTCCCAACCATCCATTTGGCACGGTTCATGCGACTAAGGCAGATGCAGAGGCTGCGGAAGGTTAG